One window of the Suricata suricatta isolate VVHF042 chromosome 7, meerkat_22Aug2017_6uvM2_HiC, whole genome shotgun sequence genome contains the following:
- the LOC115295758 gene encoding putative elongation factor 1-alpha-like 3, whose translation MGKEKTHINIVVIGHVDSRKSTTTGHLIYKCGGIDKRTIEKFEKEAAEMGKGSFKYAWVLDKLKAEHERGITIDISLWKFETSKYYVTIIDAPGPRDFIKNVITGTSQADCAVLIVAAGAGEFETGISKNVHTHEDALLAYTLGVKQLIVGVNKMDSTEPPYSQKRYEEIVKEISTYIKKIGYGPDTVAFVPISGWNGDNMLEPSANMPWFKGWKVTRKDGNASGTTLLEAQDCILPPTRPTDKPLRLPLQDVYKIGGIGTIPVG comes from the coding sequence atgggaaaggaaaagactcacATCAACATCGTTGTCATTGGACATGTAGATTCCCGCAAGTCTACCACTACCGGACATCTCATCTATAAATGTGGTGGGATCGACAAAAGAACTATTGAAAAATTTGAGAAGGAGGCTGCTGAGATGGGAAAGGGCTCCTTCAAGTATGCTTGGGTCTTGGATAAACTGAAAGCCGAGCATGAACGAGGTATCACCATTGATATCTCCTTGTGGAAATTTGAGACCAGCAAGTACTATGTGACCATCATTGATGCCCCGGGACCcagagacttcatcaaaaatGTGATTACAGGCACATCTCAGGCTGACTGTGCTGTCCTGATTGTTGCTGCTGGTGCTGGCGAATTTGAAACTGGTATCTCCAAGAATGTGCATACCCATGAGGATGCCCTTCTGGCTTACACACTGGGTGTAAAACAACTTATTGTTGGTGTAAACAAAATGGATTCTACTGAGCCACCCTACAGCCAGAAGAGATACGAGGAAATCGTTAAGGAAATCAgcacctacattaagaaaattggCTATGGCCCTGACACAGTAGCATTTGTGCCAATTTCTGGTTGGAATGGTGACAACATGCTGGAGCCAAGTGCTAACATGCCTTGGTTCAAAGGATGGAAAGTCACCCGTAAAGATGGCAATGCCAGTGGAACCACACTGCTTGAAGCTCAGGATTGCATTCTGCCACCAACTCGTCCAACTGACAAGCCTTTGCGTCTGCCCCTCCAGGATGTCTACAAAATTGGCGGTATTGGTACCATCCCTGTGGGTTGA